The Desulfovibrionales bacterium genome includes a window with the following:
- a CDS encoding multiheme c-type cytochrome encodes MGYHAIALGGDAFNFGTDFIRKQIKSLNIPFLSANVHRGEAKELLGRPYLIKELGPVKLGILALTAPPLNRDQIQAEGFGLEVSDPLAGIKKYLPAVKRETNLVVVLSDLPEEENRSLAAEFGDVQVILAARGNIPVENVNHAVIVSPGQKYLARLDLWVDHYGRLLRHDFKWIYLSMDILPDPEVEQFISQAYGAAFKDRAAQAGARRKFSDQALEQDRDNGYVGAEGCRSCHATEYRAWKGTRHSRSFDTLRDVRRHFYPDCVSCHTTGFGYPTGFQMGQTTGGRLAGVECEVCHGPGRKHTFYPETSRLRRTVPASICLACHDKERNPDFEGQKEVLFNRISHKALTR; translated from the coding sequence ATGGGCTATCACGCCATTGCCCTGGGCGGCGACGCCTTCAACTTCGGGACTGACTTTATCCGGAAGCAGATTAAGAGCTTAAACATTCCTTTCCTTTCGGCCAACGTCCATAGGGGTGAGGCTAAAGAGCTTCTGGGGAGGCCATATCTAATCAAGGAACTGGGCCCGGTCAAACTTGGAATCCTGGCCCTGACCGCGCCGCCGCTCAACCGCGATCAAATTCAGGCTGAGGGGTTCGGGCTTGAAGTATCTGATCCTTTAGCCGGTATCAAAAAATATCTGCCTGCCGTCAAAAGGGAGACTAACCTGGTTGTGGTCTTAAGCGATCTTCCGGAAGAAGAAAACAGATCACTCGCCGCTGAATTTGGCGACGTCCAGGTTATCCTGGCGGCCAGAGGCAATATCCCTGTAGAAAATGTCAACCATGCCGTCATCGTCTCTCCCGGCCAGAAGTATCTGGCCAGACTGGATTTATGGGTGGACCATTATGGACGGCTTCTAAGGCATGACTTTAAGTGGATATACCTTTCGATGGATATTCTCCCTGACCCGGAAGTAGAGCAATTTATTTCACAGGCTTATGGCGCAGCGTTTAAGGATCGGGCAGCGCAGGCCGGGGCAAGGCGGAAGTTTTCTGACCAGGCGCTGGAGCAGGACAGGGATAACGGCTACGTGGGGGCGGAGGGCTGCCGAAGTTGCCATGCGACTGAATACCGGGCCTGGAAAGGCACCAGGCATTCCCGGTCCTTCGATACCTTGAGAGATGTCCGGAGGCATTTTTATCCTGATTGTGTTTCGTGTCATACCACGGGTTTTGGTTATCCTACCGGCTTTCAGATGGGTCAAACTACGGGTGGCCGACTGGCCGGTGTGGAGTGCGAGGTATGCCACGGCCCGGGCCGGAAACATACCTTCTATCCTGAAACATCTCGGTTGAGACGTACTGTCCCTGCTTCCATCTGTCTCGCATGCCATGACAAGGAGAGAAATCCGGACTTCGAGGGGCAAAAGGAAGTATTGTTTAACCGGATAAGCCATAAGGCATTAACTCGGTAA
- a CDS encoding MFS transporter — translation MALDRKTTSVFFAANTLFYFCHWMVFAFLPLLLKEYGLTDGRIGIIIGTFSMASMLLMLPMGVFSDYFSPQKTVIAGTCCLSLYFFFLLLSRNFYWLLLSVAIGGAGASALFIVLSSLYLKVITRNSLSRQVALYHVGGYLGYAFGPLIGGLITSYYPPKSLIATAWACSLALIALTLFLRDSAPIRFSFEEYRADLKKPGRLLLILGIFVLATHFGVEQTSFTLLMKGKLGFAPRNIGYMFAGIGLWMAFLAPWIGYFMDRKQRIIHFLFAGLVMSGAFQFLTGNARSFGGLLITRIFHTTGDAIAILGIGVLTALYFPGARLGGNSGLLYVVRTAAMFSGAVVAGLLNNRWGYSFSFMANGLFVLAFTAILAISFKRCFSSSPAGQSQ, via the coding sequence ATCGCTCTTGATAGAAAAACCACCAGTGTCTTCTTTGCGGCCAACACCCTATTTTATTTTTGTCACTGGATGGTTTTCGCATTTCTGCCCCTTCTCCTGAAAGAATACGGCCTGACCGATGGCCGTATCGGCATAATAATCGGCACATTCTCCATGGCCTCCATGCTGCTTATGCTCCCCATGGGAGTCTTTTCCGATTACTTTTCTCCCCAAAAAACCGTCATTGCCGGTACGTGTTGCCTGAGTCTGTACTTCTTCTTCCTCCTCCTCTCCCGGAACTTTTATTGGCTCCTGCTCTCTGTCGCTATCGGAGGCGCCGGCGCCTCCGCCCTCTTTATTGTACTTTCGTCTCTTTATCTCAAGGTCATCACGCGCAATAGTTTAAGCCGGCAGGTGGCCCTCTACCACGTGGGCGGTTACCTGGGATATGCCTTTGGACCGCTTATAGGAGGATTGATCACTTCTTACTATCCACCAAAGTCTTTAATTGCTACGGCTTGGGCATGCTCCCTGGCGCTTATCGCGCTTACTTTATTTCTCAGGGATTCTGCCCCGATCAGGTTTAGCTTTGAGGAATACCGGGCTGACCTGAAAAAACCGGGAAGACTCCTCTTGATACTGGGGATATTTGTCCTGGCCACCCACTTTGGCGTAGAGCAAACTTCCTTTACACTTTTAATGAAAGGGAAACTGGGATTTGCGCCCAGAAACATCGGCTATATGTTTGCCGGTATCGGCCTCTGGATGGCCTTTTTGGCCCCATGGATCGGATACTTTATGGATCGTAAGCAGAGGATTATCCATTTCCTCTTTGCCGGCCTTGTAATGTCCGGCGCCTTTCAATTCCTGACCGGGAATGCGCGGTCGTTCGGGGGTCTTCTTATAACCAGGATATTCCACACCACGGGTGACGCCATAGCCATTTTAGGCATAGGGGTCCTGACTGCGCTCTACTTCCCGGGGGCGCGCCTCGGGGGAAATTCAGGACTGCTCTATGTGGTGCGGACGGCCGCCATGTTTTCCGGAGCAGTAGTAGCCGGTCTTCTAAACAACAGGTGGGGGTACAGTTTTTCCTTTATGGCCAATGGCCTTTTCGTCCTGGCCTTTACAGCCATCCTGGCCATATCATTTAAACGCTGTTTTTCCTCTTCGCCGGCTGGCCAATCTCAATAA
- a CDS encoding SAM-dependent chlorinase/fluorinase: protein MRATRIITLLTDFGTRDIYAGVMKGVILSICPDVRLIDLTHEIPPQDIKAAAWQISASYNYFPKGSIHVAVVDPGVGATRRPILVACAGRFFIGPDNGLFSLLYQSGKPFDVYVLNQKKYFLDKISATFHGRDIFAPVAGHLACGTPPEELGERITDPVIFSATRPEFDGRTLYGEVVWIDRFGNLITNISEKEFKKHIQGRPFVIKAGGISLKFLQKTYAGAAEHGIIALFGSSGLLEIAEVSGSAAGRLKMGTGAAVTVTIEKNLKETTENRS from the coding sequence ATGCGTGCAACCAGAATCATTACGCTCCTTACCGACTTCGGCACCCGGGACATCTATGCCGGCGTCATGAAGGGGGTTATTCTCTCCATCTGCCCGGATGTCCGGCTCATCGACCTGACGCATGAAATTCCCCCGCAGGATATAAAGGCGGCAGCGTGGCAGATATCCGCTTCCTATAATTACTTCCCGAAAGGGAGCATCCACGTGGCCGTAGTTGATCCAGGGGTGGGCGCTACCCGCCGGCCTATCCTGGTCGCCTGCGCCGGCCGTTTCTTTATCGGCCCGGACAACGGGCTCTTCAGCCTGCTATACCAATCAGGGAAGCCTTTTGATGTATATGTATTAAATCAGAAAAAATACTTTTTAGACAAAATCTCCGCCACGTTTCACGGTCGCGATATCTTCGCGCCGGTAGCCGGACACCTGGCCTGCGGCACGCCGCCTGAGGAGTTGGGTGAACGCATTACAGACCCGGTTATCTTTAGCGCCACAAGGCCTGAATTCGATGGGAGGACGCTCTACGGAGAAGTGGTCTGGATAGACCGCTTTGGAAACCTTATTACCAACATATCAGAAAAAGAATTTAAGAAACACATCCAGGGAAGACCCTTTGTGATTAAGGCCGGCGGCATTTCTTTAAAATTCCTCCAGAAGACGTATGCCGGGGCCGCAGAGCATGGTATAATAGCCTTGTTCGGAAGCAGCGGCCTTCTGGAAATTGCCGAGGTCTCCGGCAGCGCAGCCGGGAGGCTGAAAATGGGCACAGGGGCCGCGGTAACCGTAACCATAGAAAAGAATCTTAAGGAGACAACAGAAAATCGCTCTTGA
- a CDS encoding WYL domain-containing protein → MQSNRLVRLVETVLKIKTQPHQTRQQCLASLSIGKSQFYYDLQSLNELGLSIKYSNHEKAFLIKKEPAFTIPDLALGDTVALMLAVRQQVLTARNDFALAYGAYAALCHIVDALPSKTRKELINMVDNLIVRDGFGCHKDILDKLQGALQDRNRIVIDCRKENEKVLRRYTADPERLYFEQGSLFLDAFTPESKKTETFRVPLIKQVIKTPFFIPR, encoded by the coding sequence ATGCAATCCAACCGCTTAGTTAGACTGGTTGAAACGGTTCTTAAGATCAAGACCCAGCCGCACCAAACCCGTCAGCAATGTTTAGCCTCTCTTAGCATCGGCAAGTCGCAATTCTATTATGATCTCCAGTCGTTAAACGAGCTGGGTCTGTCAATTAAATATTCCAACCACGAAAAGGCATTTTTGATAAAAAAGGAACCCGCATTTACCATACCCGACCTTGCCCTGGGAGATACTGTGGCCCTTATGCTCGCGGTCCGGCAGCAGGTTCTAACGGCACGAAATGATTTTGCTCTTGCTTACGGCGCCTACGCCGCTTTGTGCCATATCGTAGACGCACTCCCCTCGAAGACCCGAAAAGAATTGATAAATATGGTGGATAACCTGATTGTACGGGATGGATTCGGCTGTCATAAGGACATCCTGGATAAACTACAGGGGGCGCTCCAGGATAGAAATCGTATTGTCATAGACTGCCGGAAAGAAAACGAAAAGGTGCTGCGCCGCTATACAGCCGATCCGGAACGGCTTTACTTCGAGCAGGGCAGTCTGTTTCTGGATGCCTTCACCCCTGAAAGCAAAAAGACGGAGACCTTCCGTGTCCCGCTCATCAAGCAAGTAATCAAAACCCCTTTCTTCATACCCCGTTGA
- a CDS encoding zinc ribbon domain-containing protein, with product MPIYEFYCADCNTIFNFFSSRVNTEKRPMCPKCGSGPLDRLMSRFAVLRGEKGENDMGMPDLDESKLEKAMAVLEREAENLNEDDPRQGAKLMRKLCDMTGLDLGSGMEEALKRMEAGEDPEQIEKEMGDILDGEDFLNISSKATLSAKKRPPVHDENFYYL from the coding sequence ATGCCCATCTATGAATTCTACTGTGCTGATTGCAATACTATCTTCAACTTTTTTTCCAGCCGGGTAAATACGGAAAAACGGCCTATGTGCCCGAAATGCGGCAGCGGACCATTGGATCGTCTCATGTCCAGGTTCGCCGTTCTAAGGGGCGAAAAGGGAGAGAATGACATGGGAATGCCGGACCTGGATGAATCGAAGCTGGAAAAGGCCATGGCCGTTCTGGAACGCGAGGCGGAAAATCTCAATGAAGATGACCCCAGACAGGGCGCGAAGCTCATGCGAAAACTGTGTGATATGACCGGCCTTGATCTTGGCTCCGGCATGGAGGAGGCCCTAAAACGGATGGAGGCCGGGGAGGACCCGGAGCAAATAGAAAAGGAGATGGGAGATATTTTGGACGGAGAAGATTTTTTAAATATATCCTCAAAGGCCACGCTGTCAGCGAAGAAACGACCTCCTGTCCATGACGAAAACTTTTATTATTTATAA
- a CDS encoding response regulator gives MEKKRILVVDDEEIIRTLLFKAFKFFGYEIDTVENGIEAVKRIASKTYDLIITDYMMPEMDGLELIQRIKMLNPTIPVLVVTSDGPECELLKSGALACIKKPFNILELQKISQNILDGRPPST, from the coding sequence ATGGAAAAAAAAAGAATCCTTGTCGTAGATGATGAAGAAATAATCAGAACATTACTGTTTAAGGCCTTTAAGTTTTTTGGCTACGAGATAGACACTGTAGAAAATGGGATAGAGGCCGTCAAGCGGATTGCCTCTAAAACTTATGATCTGATTATTACGGATTACATGATGCCAGAGATGGACGGCCTTGAATTGATACAAAGAATAAAAATGCTGAATCCCACTATTCCTGTTCTCGTAGTCACCAGCGATGGACCCGAATGCGAACTCCTGAAAAGCGGAGCTTTAGCCTGTATAAAAAAACCATTTAATATCTTAGAGTTACAAAAAATCTCACAAAACATCCTTGATGGACGCCCTCCATCTACCTGA
- a CDS encoding helix-turn-helix domain-containing protein, translating to MQIKQLRKSRGLSQIELAERVGISFQQIQKYEKGVANITVSRLQQLSEALGIHITSFFEEGNFVPKVSGPVLEYTPGEIPLEHFQLLDKEEIIILKFFRKIRNKKLREGLLKHMRGIIELEKKK from the coding sequence ATGCAAATTAAACAACTAAGGAAGAGCCGGGGGCTGTCTCAGATTGAATTAGCCGAAAGGGTCGGCATATCTTTTCAGCAAATTCAAAAATATGAAAAAGGGGTTGCAAATATAACGGTCTCTCGCCTTCAGCAGCTTTCTGAGGCCTTAGGTATTCACATTACCAGCTTCTTTGAAGAGGGAAATTTTGTTCCTAAGGTTTCAGGCCCTGTTTTAGAATATACTCCCGGAGAAATCCCTCTTGAACATTTTCAGCTCCTCGATAAGGAAGAAATTATTATCTTGAAATTCTTTCGCAAGATTAGGAATAAAAAATTAAGAGAGGGTCTCTTGAAGCATATGCGGGGGATTATCGAATTGGAAAAGAAGAAATAG
- the radC gene encoding DNA repair protein RadC, with protein MRNIKDLPNFDRPREKLAAQGPEALSDIELLAILLGSGVKGKNVFQVAQSILRRLDKDKGKVDLKSLILIEGVGLAKACQIVAALEFARRRFFKNFLVVQKTKDILPLILHIADKKQEHFLCISLNGANEVIGNRVVTVGLLNSSQVHPREVFADVISDRAASVILAHNHPSGVLKPSPDDIAITEQMVEAGRILGISVLDHIIITKKGYLSFKEKGLM; from the coding sequence ATGAGAAATATTAAAGACCTCCCCAATTTTGACAGGCCGCGTGAAAAACTGGCGGCCCAGGGGCCGGAGGCGCTATCGGATATTGAGCTTCTCGCCATACTTCTTGGAAGTGGGGTAAAGGGCAAAAACGTCTTTCAGGTAGCCCAGAGTATTCTGCGAAGGCTTGATAAAGATAAGGGAAAAGTAGATCTAAAAAGTCTTATATTGATTGAAGGCGTTGGTCTTGCCAAGGCCTGCCAGATTGTGGCTGCCCTTGAATTTGCAAGGCGGAGGTTTTTCAAGAACTTTTTAGTTGTTCAAAAGACGAAAGATATTTTACCCCTTATTTTACATATTGCGGACAAAAAACAGGAACATTTCCTGTGCATATCTCTGAATGGCGCCAATGAGGTTATCGGGAACAGGGTGGTCACTGTCGGCCTTCTTAATTCAAGTCAGGTTCATCCTCGGGAGGTGTTTGCCGATGTCATATCCGACCGGGCCGCATCCGTTATTCTTGCCCACAACCATCCGTCAGGTGTACTGAAACCAAGCCCTGATGATATAGCCATAACGGAACAGATGGTTGAGGCAGGTAGAATCCTCGGAATATCTGTATTAGATCATATAATCATCACAAAAAAGGGATACCTGTCTTTTAAGGAAAAAGGGCTGATGTGA
- a CDS encoding nitroreductase family protein gives MIRDLILKNRSYRRFYQEVAIGHETLRELVDLARLSASAGNLQPLKYILSCDPQKNALIFSHLAWAAYLKDWPGPAEGERPSAYIVVLGDKEINQSFVGYDSGIAIQSILLGAAEKGLGGCIVGSVQRGELRKALRIPSRYEILLVVALGKPREKVTIETVGPGGDIKYWRDAEGVHHVPKRRLDDIIIS, from the coding sequence ATGATAAGAGATTTGATACTAAAGAACAGGAGCTATCGGCGTTTTTATCAGGAAGTGGCGATTGGGCACGAGACACTGAGGGAACTCGTTGACCTGGCCAGACTCTCGGCGTCCGCCGGTAACCTCCAACCCCTGAAATACATCCTTTCCTGCGATCCTCAAAAAAACGCCTTGATATTCTCGCATCTGGCCTGGGCTGCTTACCTCAAAGACTGGCCCGGCCCGGCGGAAGGAGAAAGGCCATCGGCGTACATCGTGGTGCTTGGGGATAAAGAGATCAACCAGTCTTTTGTCGGCTATGACTCCGGGATAGCCATCCAGAGCATCCTCCTGGGTGCGGCAGAAAAGGGCTTGGGCGGCTGCATTGTCGGGTCAGTACAGCGGGGGGAGCTCCGCAAGGCTCTAAGAATACCATCACGCTACGAGATACTCCTTGTTGTGGCCTTGGGTAAGCCCAGGGAAAAGGTAACAATCGAGACAGTCGGGCCTGGTGGGGACATCAAATACTGGCGGGATGCCGAAGGCGTACACCATGTGCCAAAGCGGCGTCTGGATGATATTATTATAAGTTAA